A stretch of the Halomonas sp. CH40 genome encodes the following:
- the parC gene encoding DNA topoisomerase IV subunit A: MTMDIQVAEGDVERIALRDYTEKAYLDYSMYVILDRALPNIGDGMKPVQRRIIYAMRELALHANAKYKKSARTVGDVLGKFHPHGDSACYEAMVLMAQPFSYRYPLVDGQGNWGSPDDPKSFAAMRYTEAKLSKFAEVLLSELGQGTVDWTPNFDGTMQEPVVLPARLPHVLLNGGSGIAVGMATDIPPHNVAEVVEATCHLLRHPEATNTDLMAFVPAPDFPTDAEIITPRADLRKLYEAGRGSVKLRARFEREGANIVITALPYQVSGAKVLEQIAAQMQAKKLPMVADLRDESTHEAPTRLVIEPRSNRVDVDVLMAHLFATTDLEKSVRVNMNVIGLDGRPRVMPLADMLGEWLRFRRATVRRRLEHRLGKVEDRLHILEGLLTAYLDLDEVIRIIREEDEPKAALIASFGLSERQAEAILELRLRHLAKLEEMKIRGEQEALEKERKQLQGLLGSDTKLTNLIEKEIRAAGKEHADERRSPLVERSEARALSEVELLGADPITVVVSEKGWIRAAKGHDIDPEGLSYKAGDRFLLAARGKTNHPLVMLDDTGRAYTLSAHNLPSARGQGEPITGRANVAAGAQMAGILLAAPESRFLLASDGGYGFIARLGELTGKNKAGKSVLTIPKGCSVMPAVPIPEGESLWVATVSNEGRLLVFPLDQLPEMAKGKGNKMLDIPGPRAARREEFMCDIAVLGEGDALVLHAGKRKLTLKPEDLAYYRGERGRRGNKLPRGFQKVERLEAGE; the protein is encoded by the coding sequence ATGACCATGGATATCCAGGTCGCGGAAGGCGATGTTGAACGCATCGCCCTGCGCGATTACACCGAAAAAGCGTACCTCGACTACTCGATGTACGTCATTCTCGACCGTGCCCTGCCGAATATCGGCGACGGCATGAAACCTGTGCAGCGGCGGATTATTTACGCCATGCGCGAGCTGGCATTGCATGCCAATGCCAAGTACAAGAAATCGGCGCGTACCGTGGGCGACGTCCTGGGTAAGTTCCACCCCCACGGTGACAGCGCCTGCTATGAAGCCATGGTGCTGATGGCCCAGCCGTTCAGCTATCGCTACCCGCTGGTGGACGGCCAGGGTAACTGGGGTAGCCCCGATGACCCCAAATCCTTTGCGGCCATGCGCTATACCGAGGCCAAGCTTTCAAAGTTTGCCGAAGTGCTGCTCAGCGAGCTGGGCCAGGGCACCGTGGATTGGACGCCCAACTTTGACGGCACCATGCAGGAGCCGGTGGTATTGCCCGCGCGTTTGCCCCACGTGCTGCTCAACGGTGGCAGCGGAATTGCCGTCGGCATGGCCACTGATATTCCGCCGCATAACGTGGCAGAAGTTGTGGAGGCTACCTGCCATCTGCTGCGCCACCCTGAGGCCACCAACACCGACCTGATGGCGTTTGTGCCAGCGCCGGATTTCCCCACCGATGCGGAAATCATCACCCCGCGGGCGGATCTGCGTAAGCTTTATGAAGCCGGGCGTGGTTCGGTCAAGCTACGCGCGCGCTTTGAGCGCGAGGGCGCCAATATCGTGATCACCGCGCTGCCCTATCAGGTCAGTGGGGCCAAGGTGCTGGAACAGATAGCTGCCCAGATGCAGGCCAAAAAACTGCCCATGGTGGCGGATCTGCGCGATGAATCCACCCATGAAGCGCCGACGCGCCTAGTGATTGAGCCGCGTTCGAATCGTGTGGACGTGGATGTATTGATGGCCCACCTGTTCGCCACCACGGATCTGGAAAAGAGCGTGCGGGTCAATATGAACGTGATTGGCCTGGACGGCCGCCCGCGGGTCATGCCGCTGGCGGATATGCTCGGCGAATGGCTGCGCTTTCGGCGTGCTACCGTGCGCCGCAGGCTGGAGCACCGCCTGGGCAAGGTAGAAGATCGCCTGCATATTCTGGAAGGCCTGCTGACCGCCTATCTTGATCTGGATGAAGTGATTCGCATCATTCGCGAAGAGGATGAACCAAAAGCGGCGCTGATTGCGTCCTTTGGCCTTTCCGAACGCCAGGCAGAAGCCATTCTGGAGCTGCGCCTGCGCCATCTGGCCAAACTGGAAGAAATGAAAATCCGCGGCGAGCAGGAGGCGCTGGAGAAAGAGCGCAAACAACTGCAGGGCCTGTTAGGCAGTGATACCAAGCTGACCAACCTGATCGAGAAAGAGATTCGCGCCGCCGGTAAAGAGCACGCCGATGAGCGCCGCTCGCCGCTGGTTGAGCGCAGCGAAGCCCGGGCACTGTCAGAGGTGGAGCTGCTTGGGGCTGATCCGATCACCGTCGTGGTCTCGGAAAAGGGCTGGATTCGCGCCGCCAAGGGCCATGATATCGACCCGGAAGGCCTTTCCTATAAAGCGGGCGACCGCTTCCTGCTGGCGGCCAGGGGCAAGACCAACCATCCTCTGGTCATGCTGGATGATACCGGGCGTGCCTATACATTGAGTGCCCATAATCTGCCCAGTGCCCGTGGCCAGGGCGAGCCGATCACGGGGCGGGCCAACGTCGCCGCCGGGGCACAGATGGCAGGTATTCTGCTGGCTGCACCGGAAAGCCGTTTTCTGCTCGCCAGTGACGGTGGCTACGGGTTTATTGCCCGTCTAGGTGAGCTGACTGGCAAGAACAAGGCAGGCAAAAGCGTGCTGACCATTCCCAAGGGCTGCAGCGTGATGCCAGCCGTGCCGATTCCCGAGGGGGAATCCCTGTGGGTGGCCACGGTGTCCAACGAAGGGCGCCTGTTGGTCTTCCCGCTGGATCAGCTGCCGGAAATGGCCAAGGGCAAGGGCAACAAGATGCTGGATATTCCCGGCCCACGGGCAGCGCGGCGGGAAGAGTTTATGTGCGATATCGCCGTGTTGGGTGAGGGGGATGCCTTGGTGCTGCATGCCGGTAAGCGTAAACTGACCCTCAAGCCAGAGGATCTGGCCTATTATCGGGGTGAACGTGGCCGTCGGGGCAACAAGTTGCCACGCGGTTTCCAGAAAGTTGAGCGGCTTGAGGCAGGGGAATAA
- the parE gene encoding DNA topoisomerase IV subunit B — protein MTQFDASQYGASSIEVLSGLEPVRKRPGMYTDTSRPNHLAQEVIDNSVDEALAGHANAIKVVLLADGGIEVTDNGRGMPIDMHPEHGVSGVELIFTKLHSGGKFSSSSYRFSGGLHGVGVSVVNALSRRLEVEVTRDGARHAMAFEFGAKVEELHNLGKAAKKATGTLVRFWPDESYFDSPKLALSRLKHLLRAKAVLCPGLAVTLVEPDGTSTEWAYADGLRDYLAQATDGYEMVPNAPFVGHFSDDEHGVDWAIQWLPEGGEALLESYVNLIPTPQGGTHVNGFRAGLLDALREFCEYRSLLPRGIKLTADDLWERASFVLSVKMLDPQFAGQTKERLSSRTIAGFVSGVVKDAFSLWLNHHVEQGEMLAELVISAAQQRQKKSKKVARKKVTSGPALPGKLADCSGQDPAQSELFLVEGDSAGGSAKQARNRETQAILPLRGKILNTWEVETHDIYSSQEVHDIAVAIGADPGSANLEKLRYHKICILADADSDGLHIATLLCALFVRHFPSLVDAGHVFVAMPPLYRIDLGKEVHYALDESEKAAILKQLAKKSGTRKAAPNVQRFKGLGEMSPLQLRETTMATETRRLVQLTRSEGDGTQEMMDMLLAKKRAGDRKKWLEDYGNLADIEV, from the coding sequence ATGACTCAGTTTGATGCCTCTCAATACGGCGCCAGTTCCATCGAAGTCTTATCGGGGCTTGAACCGGTGCGCAAGCGCCCCGGCATGTATACCGATACCTCAAGGCCCAACCATCTGGCGCAGGAAGTGATTGATAACAGCGTCGACGAAGCGCTGGCGGGACATGCCAATGCCATCAAGGTCGTGCTGCTGGCAGATGGGGGAATCGAGGTCACCGATAATGGCCGTGGCATGCCCATAGACATGCACCCGGAGCATGGCGTGTCAGGGGTAGAGTTGATCTTTACCAAGCTGCATTCCGGTGGCAAGTTCTCGTCTTCCAGCTACCGTTTTTCCGGTGGCCTGCATGGGGTCGGGGTGTCTGTGGTTAATGCCCTGTCACGCCGATTGGAAGTGGAAGTGACCCGCGACGGCGCGCGTCACGCCATGGCCTTTGAGTTTGGCGCCAAGGTCGAAGAGCTGCATAACCTGGGCAAGGCGGCGAAAAAGGCCACCGGCACCCTGGTGCGCTTCTGGCCGGATGAAAGTTATTTTGATAGCCCCAAGCTTGCGCTCTCCCGGCTGAAACACCTGCTGCGCGCCAAGGCAGTGCTGTGCCCCGGGCTTGCCGTAACGCTGGTGGAACCTGATGGCACCAGCACTGAATGGGCCTACGCTGATGGCCTGCGCGACTACCTGGCTCAGGCCACTGATGGTTATGAAATGGTGCCCAACGCGCCCTTTGTTGGCCATTTCAGCGACGATGAACATGGCGTTGACTGGGCCATTCAATGGCTGCCCGAAGGCGGTGAAGCGCTGCTGGAAAGCTACGTCAACCTGATCCCCACGCCTCAGGGCGGTACCCATGTGAACGGCTTTCGTGCCGGGCTGCTGGATGCCCTACGCGAGTTCTGTGAGTATCGTAGCCTGTTGCCAAGGGGGATCAAGCTGACCGCCGATGACCTCTGGGAGCGGGCGTCTTTCGTGCTCTCCGTCAAGATGCTCGACCCCCAGTTTGCCGGCCAGACCAAGGAGCGGCTGTCATCGCGTACCATTGCGGGCTTTGTTTCCGGCGTGGTCAAGGATGCCTTTTCGCTGTGGCTTAATCACCATGTGGAGCAGGGCGAAATGCTCGCTGAGCTGGTGATCAGCGCCGCTCAGCAGCGCCAGAAAAAGTCCAAGAAGGTCGCCCGTAAGAAGGTGACCTCAGGCCCGGCCTTGCCCGGCAAGCTGGCGGACTGTTCTGGCCAGGACCCGGCTCAGAGCGAACTGTTCCTGGTAGAAGGGGATTCCGCCGGGGGCAGTGCCAAGCAGGCGCGTAACCGCGAAACCCAGGCCATTCTTCCGCTACGCGGCAAGATTCTCAACACCTGGGAAGTCGAGACCCACGATATCTACAGCTCCCAGGAGGTTCATGATATCGCCGTGGCGATTGGTGCCGACCCGGGCAGTGCCAATCTGGAGAAACTGCGTTATCACAAGATCTGTATCCTGGCGGATGCGGATTCCGATGGCCTGCACATTGCCACTCTGCTGTGCGCGCTCTTTGTGCGTCACTTCCCAAGCCTGGTGGATGCCGGGCACGTCTTTGTGGCCATGCCGCCCCTGTACCGCATCGACCTGGGCAAGGAGGTTCACTACGCCCTGGATGAAAGCGAAAAAGCCGCGATACTCAAACAGCTGGCGAAAAAAAGCGGCACACGGAAGGCCGCCCCCAATGTTCAGCGCTTCAAGGGGCTGGGTGAGATGAGCCCGCTGCAGCTGCGCGAAACCACCATGGCGACCGAGACTCGCCGTTTGGTGCAGCTGACCCGCTCGGAAGGCGATGGCACCCAGGAAATGATGGACATGCTGCTGGCCAAGAAACGCGCCGGTGATCGCAAGAAGTGGCTGGAAGATTACGGCAATCTCGCAGATATCGAGGTATAA
- the pgi gene encoding glucose-6-phosphate isomerase: MSSVANATPDQLPAWKALQNHADALKSVHLKTLFAESSTRFDHFAHQAAGVMLDLSKQRWQDETLDKLLALAEEAELPSAIDALLSGQRVNTSEDRPALHTALRLPPEANLEVDGEDVVAAVHASLAQMEALVSRLHAGQWRGATGKPIRHVVNLGVGGSDLGPLMVTHALADYRPDDVHPVEVHFASTMDGSQLADYLSRLNPEVTLFVLSSKSFTTIDTLSNANTAKDWLLGRLTRHGATPISAELVIRQHFIGVSASPEKMTAWGIAPAHQLRFWEWVGGRYSLWGTIGLPIALVIGMENFRALLAGAHAMDRHFQAAPMAENLPVLLALAGIWNVNFLDIRAHSILPYDGRLEYFAAYLEQLEMESNGKSVTRQGQAIDYSTCPVLWGQLGPNAQHAFYQLLHQGMQPVECDFIAPLKRYDDVEDPETRRHLQTQHRLALANCFAQSRLLMLGDDAIDDDGPRPPHKRYRGNQPSTTVLLDQLTPHTLGALIALYEHKVFVQAVIWDINPFDQWGVELGKQIATETQQIIDGQAPADHMDASTRGLIEAFWAADK, from the coding sequence ATGTCATCAGTTGCTAACGCAACGCCGGATCAATTACCGGCATGGAAAGCATTACAGAATCACGCCGATGCGCTGAAAAGCGTTCATCTGAAAACGCTGTTTGCCGAGTCATCGACGCGCTTTGATCACTTTGCGCATCAGGCCGCTGGGGTGATGCTGGATCTTTCCAAACAGCGTTGGCAGGATGAAACGCTGGACAAACTGCTGGCCCTGGCAGAAGAAGCCGAGCTGCCAAGCGCTATCGACGCTCTGTTAAGCGGCCAGCGGGTGAATACCAGTGAAGACCGCCCGGCGCTGCACACGGCATTGCGCCTGCCGCCCGAGGCAAACCTTGAGGTTGATGGCGAAGACGTGGTGGCAGCGGTGCATGCCAGCCTTGCGCAAATGGAGGCCCTGGTCAGCCGTTTGCACGCAGGCCAGTGGCGGGGCGCCACCGGCAAGCCGATTCGCCATGTGGTCAATCTGGGGGTCGGGGGGTCGGACCTGGGGCCTTTGATGGTCACCCACGCATTGGCTGACTACCGCCCTGACGACGTGCATCCGGTCGAGGTGCATTTTGCCTCCACCATGGATGGCTCCCAGCTGGCGGATTATCTCAGCCGCCTGAATCCTGAAGTGACGCTGTTTGTGCTGTCATCGAAATCCTTCACCACCATCGATACCCTGTCCAATGCCAATACCGCCAAGGATTGGCTCCTGGGGCGTTTGACTCGACACGGCGCCACCCCGATCAGTGCAGAGCTGGTGATTCGCCAGCACTTTATCGGCGTTTCCGCCAGCCCGGAAAAAATGACCGCCTGGGGCATCGCCCCGGCGCATCAGCTGCGCTTCTGGGAATGGGTTGGTGGGCGCTATTCGCTATGGGGCACCATCGGCCTGCCGATTGCGCTGGTCATCGGCATGGAGAATTTCCGCGCGCTGCTCGCCGGCGCCCATGCCATGGATCGTCACTTCCAGGCGGCGCCCATGGCTGAAAACCTGCCCGTACTGCTGGCGTTAGCAGGTATCTGGAACGTCAACTTCCTGGATATCCGCGCCCACTCCATTTTGCCTTATGATGGCCGTCTGGAATATTTTGCCGCCTACCTGGAACAGCTGGAAATGGAATCCAACGGCAAATCCGTGACCCGCCAGGGCCAAGCGATTGATTACTCGACCTGCCCGGTGCTGTGGGGGCAGTTAGGCCCCAACGCCCAGCATGCTTTCTATCAGCTGTTGCATCAGGGAATGCAGCCGGTAGAGTGTGATTTTATTGCCCCCCTCAAACGCTATGATGATGTTGAAGACCCTGAAACCCGTCGCCACCTGCAGACCCAGCACCGGCTGGCGCTGGCCAACTGCTTTGCCCAGTCGCGGCTGTTGATGCTGGGCGACGATGCCATTGATGACGATGGCCCGCGTCCGCCGCACAAGCGCTATCGCGGCAACCAGCCATCGACCACAGTGCTGCTTGACCAGCTGACCCCGCACACCCTGGGCGCCTTGATTGCCCTTTATGAGCACAAGGTATTCGTCCAGGCCGTGATCTGGGATATCAATCCCTTTGACCAGTGGGGCGTGGAACTGGGCAAGCAGATTGCCACCGAGACCCAGCAGATCATCGACGGGCAGGCACCCGCTGACCACATGGACGCCTCCACTCGCGGCCTGATTGAAGCCTTTTGGGCAGCAGATAAATAA
- the cmoA gene encoding carboxy-S-adenosyl-L-methionine synthase CmoA — translation MSDASYRDAIFSTPLDRVARFSFDEQVVACFPDMIRRSVPGYGQILGMLSLIAQRHLRHGAHVYDLGCSLGASGLALAGALPEDAFRYTGVDLSPAMVERAQQTFADECPQHSLQVMEADIRQLDYQPSGMVILNFTLQFLPPEDRDALLARLYDALEPGGVLILSEKTIDADERDNAWRVERYHDFKRANGYSEMEISQKRTALENVLIPDTLDALHGRLAQAGFPRSMTWFQYLNFTSLIAFKES, via the coding sequence ATGAGTGATGCATCTTACCGTGACGCCATCTTTTCGACACCCCTGGATCGCGTCGCGCGTTTCTCCTTTGATGAGCAGGTCGTCGCCTGCTTTCCTGATATGATCCGCCGCTCGGTGCCGGGTTACGGTCAGATTCTTGGCATGCTCAGCCTGATTGCCCAGCGTCATCTGCGCCACGGTGCCCACGTCTATGACCTGGGCTGCTCGCTGGGCGCCTCTGGCCTGGCTCTGGCGGGCGCCCTGCCGGAAGATGCCTTTCGCTATACCGGGGTCGACCTTTCCCCCGCCATGGTCGAACGCGCCCAGCAAACCTTTGCGGATGAATGCCCCCAGCATAGCCTGCAGGTGATGGAAGCGGATATCCGTCAACTGGACTATCAGCCCTCCGGCATGGTCATCCTGAATTTTACCCTGCAGTTCTTGCCACCTGAAGACCGCGATGCCCTGCTGGCCAGGCTGTATGACGCCCTTGAACCCGGTGGCGTGCTGATTCTGTCCGAAAAAACCATTGATGCCGATGAGCGTGATAACGCCTGGCGCGTCGAGCGCTACCATGATTTCAAGCGCGCTAACGGCTACAGCGAGATGGAAATCAGCCAGAAACGTACCGCGCTGGAAAACGTGTTGATTCCCGATACTCTTGATGCCCTGCATGGCCGTTTGGCCCAGGCGGGTTTTCCGCGTTCAATGACCTGGTTTCAGTACCTGAACTTTACCTCGCTGATTGCCTTCAAGGAGAGCTAA
- the cmoB gene encoding tRNA 5-methoxyuridine(34)/uridine 5-oxyacetic acid(34) synthase CmoB, which produces MPLADDHRVLYQAFLDQELIEWLALLPEQLAKGLDRQRHGDLPMWEKAVRKLPPLPAEREVHLDQDTVRVDMALSDSQQRQCFNLLRKLAPWRKGPYSLGGIDIDTEWRSDWKWQRVAPHLAPLTYRKVLDVGGGSGYHAWRMAGAGADFVLVIDPSPRFYWQFQAVRHFVGDADQHRTHFLPVGIEEVPAKLGFFDTVFSMGVLYHRPSPLEHLQQLKEALAPGGELVLETLVVEGDEQAVFMPGERYAAMPNVYFLPSSKALCHWLSRCGFSNIRVVDEAVTTLDEQRATDWMTYQSLADFLDPDDPSLTREGYPAPRRAVIMANRN; this is translated from the coding sequence GTGCCCCTCGCCGACGATCACCGCGTACTTTACCAGGCGTTTCTCGACCAGGAATTAATCGAATGGCTCGCACTGCTACCCGAACAGCTTGCCAAGGGACTGGATCGCCAGCGCCATGGGGATCTGCCGATGTGGGAAAAGGCAGTGCGCAAGCTGCCGCCGTTGCCCGCAGAGCGCGAGGTACACCTTGATCAGGACACCGTCCGCGTGGATATGGCCCTAAGCGACAGCCAGCAGCGCCAGTGTTTCAATCTGCTGCGCAAGCTGGCGCCCTGGCGCAAAGGGCCCTACTCGCTGGGCGGCATTGATATCGATACCGAATGGCGCTCCGACTGGAAATGGCAGCGGGTGGCGCCTCACCTTGCCCCGCTCACCTACCGCAAGGTATTGGATGTGGGCGGTGGCAGCGGCTACCATGCCTGGCGCATGGCCGGCGCCGGGGCGGACTTTGTCCTGGTCATCGACCCGTCACCGCGTTTTTATTGGCAGTTTCAGGCAGTGCGCCATTTTGTGGGCGATGCTGATCAACACCGCACTCACTTTCTGCCGGTTGGTATTGAAGAGGTACCCGCCAAGCTGGGCTTTTTCGATACAGTCTTTTCCATGGGCGTGCTCTACCATCGGCCGTCTCCCCTTGAGCATTTGCAGCAGTTGAAGGAGGCCTTGGCCCCAGGGGGCGAACTGGTATTGGAAACCCTGGTGGTGGAAGGCGATGAACAGGCCGTCTTCATGCCCGGCGAGCGCTATGCGGCCATGCCCAACGTGTATTTCCTGCCTTCCTCAAAAGCGCTTTGCCATTGGCTTTCGCGCTGCGGATTCAGCAATATCCGCGTGGTGGATGAAGCCGTGACAACCCTGGACGAACAGCGCGCCACCGACTGGATGACGTATCAGTCACTAGCAGATTTTCTCGACCCCGATGACCCCTCACTCACCCGGGAAGGCTATCCGGCGCCTCGGCGGGCAGTGATTATGGCAAACCGCAACTGA
- a CDS encoding GlsB/YeaQ/YmgE family stress response membrane protein, translated as MGFLAWILFGLIAGIIAKMIMPGKDPGGFIITILLGIAGAFVGGWIGSLVGLGAVGDFSFGSFITAIVGALVLLAGYRMIKN; from the coding sequence ATGGGTTTTCTCGCGTGGATTCTGTTTGGTCTGATTGCCGGTATCATTGCCAAGATGATTATGCCGGGTAAAGATCCGGGCGGCTTTATCATTACCATCCTGCTGGGTATTGCCGGTGCCTTCGTAGGCGGCTGGATTGGCTCACTGGTAGGCTTGGGCGCCGTCGGTGACTTCAGTTTCGGCAGTTTTATCACCGCCATTGTCGGCGCTCTGGTATTGCTGGCAGGTTATCGGATGATCAAGAACTAG
- a CDS encoding zinc metallopeptidase, giving the protein MIILLIAFVLAIFVLPNLWAKWVLKRHARGRDDYPGTGAELAEHLLRRFNVEGVKVERTEYGDHYDPEARTVRLSAENHDGRTLTAVTVAAHEVGHALQHHQGYAPLLARSRLVLLAQKAEKVGAILMMAAPFLFVLTRLPGGLALVIVMAVISFGTAAVVHLVTLPVEFDASFNRALPILKDYVPPKDMQGARHVLTACAFTYVAASLASILNLGRWLVILRR; this is encoded by the coding sequence ATGATTATTCTGCTGATTGCTTTTGTACTGGCCATTTTCGTGCTGCCCAATCTGTGGGCCAAGTGGGTGCTCAAGCGTCATGCCCGCGGTCGCGATGATTACCCGGGAACCGGGGCGGAGTTGGCTGAGCATCTGCTGCGCCGCTTTAACGTCGAAGGGGTGAAGGTAGAGCGCACCGAGTACGGTGACCATTACGACCCGGAGGCCCGCACGGTACGCCTGTCGGCGGAGAACCATGACGGGCGCACCTTGACGGCGGTGACGGTAGCAGCCCATGAAGTTGGCCATGCTCTGCAGCATCACCAGGGCTATGCGCCGCTGCTGGCGCGCTCACGTCTGGTGCTGCTGGCGCAAAAGGCGGAAAAGGTGGGGGCCATCTTGATGATGGCAGCCCCCTTCCTGTTTGTGCTGACCCGCCTTCCGGGTGGTTTGGCACTGGTAATTGTCATGGCGGTGATCAGCTTTGGTACGGCGGCGGTGGTTCATCTGGTCACCCTGCCGGTGGAGTTTGATGCCAGCTTCAACCGCGCCTTGCCCATTCTGAAAGACTATGTGCCCCCCAAAGATATGCAGGGTGCCCGCCATGTGCTGACTGCCTGCGCGTTTACTTATGTGGCGGCTTCCCTGGCGAGTATTCTCAACCTGGGGCGCTGGCTGGTGATTCTGCGCCGTTAA
- a CDS encoding phosphodiesterase, translated as MRLVQLTDLHLHADPLARSRAGVPYRQFLAVMDAIKQEKPDLVIVTGDISQDESAQAYALAVEQLNRLACPWHWLPGNHDQRPLMEAVHPLADALVLNEWRLLLLDTQVPGEPGGALGSDKLAALAAQLDRQTAPTLIAMHHPPVEVGAAWMDAIGLEDKDAFWQLIGQYPQVKVVLFGHAHQAYAEEKALNGFSVSVYGSPATADQFLPHAEAFAVDEAARPGYRVLDIQGTGWQTRIERVTS; from the coding sequence ATGCGTCTTGTACAGCTGACTGACCTGCACCTGCATGCTGATCCTCTGGCCCGTTCACGGGCGGGGGTTCCCTATCGTCAGTTCCTGGCGGTTATGGACGCCATCAAGCAGGAAAAGCCTGACCTAGTGATCGTGACTGGCGATATCAGCCAGGATGAATCGGCACAGGCCTACGCATTGGCAGTTGAACAGCTCAATCGTCTGGCTTGCCCCTGGCATTGGCTGCCGGGCAACCATGACCAGCGCCCCCTGATGGAAGCGGTTCATCCACTGGCAGACGCGCTGGTGCTGAATGAATGGCGGCTGCTGTTGCTGGATACCCAGGTGCCTGGCGAACCAGGCGGTGCCCTGGGAAGCGATAAGCTGGCGGCATTGGCAGCCCAGCTTGATCGCCAAACGGCGCCAACGCTGATAGCCATGCACCATCCGCCGGTTGAAGTAGGCGCTGCCTGGATGGATGCCATCGGCCTGGAAGATAAAGACGCTTTCTGGCAGTTGATTGGCCAGTATCCGCAGGTCAAAGTGGTGCTGTTTGGCCATGCCCATCAGGCCTACGCGGAGGAAAAGGCGTTGAACGGTTTCAGCGTCAGTGTTTACGGTAGCCCCGCCACGGCCGATCAGTTTCTGCCCCATGCTGAGGCGTTTGCGGTGGATGAGGCCGCTCGCCCTGGCTACCGTGTGCTGGATATCCAAGGAACTGGCTGGCAAACCCGTATTGAGCGGGTGACGTCATGA
- a CDS encoding DUF1249 domain-containing protein, with product MVRNAYVTDLKSLQGECSANYLRLIRLVGDMEEGQRRAIQLGERGDNALHLYIHENAPYTTMVHVSQTGLMDHLLESPKMRVHLYHDVRMAEVTNFQRERHFHGRYRYPNPRMHQPDEKLQLNRFLGEWLAHGLAHGRSEYLHEVP from the coding sequence ATGGTTCGAAACGCTTACGTTACTGACCTGAAATCCCTGCAAGGTGAATGCAGCGCAAATTACCTGCGCCTGATTCGGCTGGTGGGTGATATGGAGGAAGGCCAGCGTCGCGCCATTCAGCTGGGAGAACGGGGCGATAATGCCCTGCATCTGTATATCCATGAAAATGCGCCTTATACCACCATGGTGCACGTTTCCCAGACGGGCCTGATGGATCATCTGCTGGAAAGCCCCAAGATGCGCGTTCACCTTTACCATGATGTGCGTATGGCGGAAGTGACCAACTTTCAGCGCGAAAGGCACTTTCATGGCCGCTATCGCTATCCCAATCCGCGTATGCACCAGCCGGATGAAAAACTTCAGCTCAATCGTTTTCTGGGCGAATGGTTGGCCCACGGCCTGGCCCATGGGCGCAGCGAATACCTGCATGAAGTGCCTTGA
- a CDS encoding NUDIX domain-containing protein has product MDAESPAPDSSSSASPAFTGKDVELISRDVLQQGFFRLEAITLRHRLFEGGWSEPMRREVHMRKDAVGVLLYDVVSDALVFVEQFRAGAVDDPLTPWKLEFVAGLVEEGETLENVARREAQEEAGCQVTELKHLHTYYPSPGACNERVTLFCGLINSQGMGGIHGLDEEHEDIRVHVVSFHDAWELMVQGRLDNAMSLIGMHWLASQRASLRALPDNTPRFR; this is encoded by the coding sequence ATGGACGCCGAGTCCCCTGCACCAGATTCATCTTCTTCAGCGTCGCCTGCGTTTACGGGTAAGGACGTTGAGCTGATTTCTCGGGATGTGCTACAGCAAGGTTTTTTCCGCCTGGAAGCCATTACCCTGCGTCATCGCCTGTTTGAGGGCGGCTGGAGCGAGCCCATGCGCCGTGAAGTCCATATGCGCAAGGATGCGGTGGGGGTACTGCTTTACGATGTGGTTAGCGATGCGCTGGTATTTGTCGAGCAATTCAGGGCAGGGGCGGTAGATGACCCCCTAACGCCATGGAAGCTGGAGTTTGTCGCTGGCCTGGTAGAAGAGGGCGAAACCCTTGAGAACGTTGCTCGCCGTGAGGCACAGGAAGAGGCGGGCTGCCAGGTCACCGAGCTCAAGCATTTGCACACCTATTACCCAAGCCCTGGGGCCTGCAACGAGCGCGTGACCCTGTTCTGTGGCCTGATTAATAGTCAGGGCATGGGCGGTATCCACGGCCTGGACGAGGAACATGAAGATATCCGGGTGCATGTGGTCAGCTTTCATGATGCCTGGGAGCTGATGGTGCAGGGGCGGCTCGATAACGCCATGAGCCTGATCGGCATGCACTGGCTGGCAAGTCAGCGAGCGTCGCTGCGTGCCTTGCCGGATAATACGCCGCGCTTTCGTTGA